From a region of the Candidatus Fusobacterium pullicola genome:
- a CDS encoding RNA-binding transcriptional accessory protein, translating to MEKIFEQVAKELGLSLVQVTNTMQLLDEGATVPFIARYRKEVTNNLDEIEIGKILETVTYQRNLEKRKEEVIRLIEEQGKLTDEIVKAVALATKLQEVEDIYFPYRKKRKTKADIAKERGLEPLANYILEATSEEAIIKKAEEFFNEEVTTSEEAVEGAMLILAQNISETPIYREKIREIMLTKGVITTKETKKARELDAKKVYSDYYQYSEPISKMPSHRILAVNRGENEEILSVSIGFEDDVRARVEGIILKDFKNKNLQETYKKIVVDALDRLILPSIEREVRNILTDKAEEEAIRVFKENLKNLLMQAPLKEKNILALDPGYRTGCKVAVIDKNGFYRENDVFFLVADMHTPKQLETAEKKIIDYVKKYNIDIIVIGNGTASRETESFVAGVIRKNNLNTKYLIANEAGASIYSASKIAAEEFPDLDVTVRGAISIGRRVQDPLAELVKIDPKSIGVGMYQHDVNQGKLDESLDAVITYVVNSVGANLNTASWALLSHISGIKKNIAKNIVDYRKENGNFKNRKELLKVKGIGAKAYEQMAGFLVIVDGENVLDNTIIHPESYHIAKELLQKAGLSVEEYGKDLNAARERLKDFNYSNFAKENGYGEETVKDIYEALIRDRRDPRDNFEKPLLKSDILNIENLQPGMEIEGTVRNVVKFGAFIDIGLKNDALLHISEISDKFIDDPSKVLSVGQIVKVRIKDIDKERERVGLTKKEK from the coding sequence ATGGAAAAGATATTTGAACAAGTAGCTAAAGAATTGGGATTATCTCTAGTTCAAGTAACAAATACTATGCAACTTTTAGATGAAGGGGCTACAGTGCCTTTTATAGCAAGATATAGAAAGGAAGTTACTAATAATCTAGATGAGATAGAGATAGGAAAGATATTAGAAACAGTTACATATCAAAGAAACTTAGAAAAGAGAAAAGAGGAAGTAATAAGACTTATTGAAGAGCAAGGGAAACTGACTGATGAAATAGTCAAAGCGGTTGCTCTAGCTACAAAACTTCAAGAGGTAGAAGATATATATTTCCCATATAGAAAAAAGAGAAAAACGAAGGCTGACATAGCAAAAGAAAGAGGATTGGAGCCTTTAGCTAACTATATATTAGAGGCAACTTCAGAGGAAGCTATAATTAAAAAAGCTGAGGAGTTTTTTAATGAAGAAGTAACAACTTCAGAGGAAGCAGTGGAAGGAGCTATGCTTATACTAGCTCAAAATATCTCTGAAACTCCGATATATAGAGAAAAAATCAGAGAGATAATGTTGACTAAGGGAGTTATTACAACAAAGGAGACTAAAAAAGCAAGAGAGCTAGATGCAAAGAAGGTTTATTCAGATTATTATCAATATAGTGAGCCAATTTCAAAGATGCCATCTCATAGAATCTTAGCTGTAAATAGAGGAGAGAATGAGGAGATACTATCTGTATCTATCGGATTTGAAGATGATGTAAGAGCAAGAGTTGAAGGGATTATTTTAAAGGATTTTAAAAATAAAAACTTACAAGAAACTTATAAAAAGATAGTAGTTGATGCTTTAGATAGATTAATTCTTCCGTCTATTGAAAGAGAGGTAAGAAATATTCTGACAGATAAGGCAGAAGAGGAAGCTATTAGAGTATTTAAGGAAAACTTAAAAAATCTATTGATGCAAGCTCCATTAAAAGAGAAAAATATTTTAGCTTTAGACCCAGGATATAGAACTGGTTGTAAAGTTGCTGTTATAGATAAAAATGGTTTTTATAGAGAAAATGATGTATTTTTCTTGGTTGCTGATATGCATACTCCAAAACAGTTAGAGACAGCTGAAAAGAAGATTATAGATTATGTGAAAAAATATAATATAGATATAATTGTAATAGGAAATGGAACAGCCTCAAGAGAAACGGAGAGTTTTGTGGCAGGAGTTATAAGAAAAAACAATCTAAATACAAAGTATCTTATTGCAAATGAAGCGGGAGCTTCAATTTACTCTGCTTCAAAAATAGCAGCTGAAGAGTTTCCAGATCTTGATGTAACAGTTAGAGGAGCTATATCAATAGGAAGAAGAGTACAAGATCCACTAGCTGAATTAGTGAAGATAGATCCTAAATCAATAGGTGTAGGAATGTATCAACATGATGTAAATCAAGGTAAATTAGATGAGTCTTTAGATGCTGTTATTACATATGTTGTAAATAGTGTTGGAGCTAATCTAAATACTGCCTCTTGGGCACTACTTTCACATATCTCTGGTATAAAGAAAAATATAGCTAAAAATATAGTTGATTATAGAAAAGAGAATGGAAACTTTAAAAATAGAAAAGAGCTTTTAAAGGTGAAAGGAATAGGAGCAAAGGCTTATGAACAGATGGCTGGATTCCTAGTAATTGTAGATGGAGAAAATGTATTAGATAATACAATTATTCACCCAGAATCATATCATATAGCAAAAGAGTTACTTCAAAAGGCTGGATTAAGTGTTGAAGAGTATGGAAAGGACTTAAATGCTGCTAGAGAGAGATTAAAGGATTTTAATTATAGTAATTTTGCTAAGGAAAATGGTTATGGAGAAGAGACAGTAAAGGATATTTATGAGGCTTTAATAAGGGATAGAAGAGATCCGAGAGACAACTTTGAAAAACCTCTTCTAAAATCAGATATTTTAAATATAGAGAATTTACAACCAGGAATGGAGATAGAAGGAACAGTTAGAAATGTTGTAAAATTTGGAGCTTTTATAGATATAGGATTAAAAAATGATGCTCTTTTACATATTTCTGAAATATCAGATAAATTTATAGATGATCCAAGTAAGGTATTATCTGTAGGACAAATTGTTAAAGTTAGAATTAAGGATATAGATAAAGAAAGAGAGAGAGTAG